The genome window CGCTTTAAGAAGCGCATACGGCGCTGCAAGGCGAAAATGAAGAGCAATGGCGAGCGCTGCACCCACCCGGCCGTGGAGGGATACACGGTTTGCCGCTTTCACGGGGCGAATCCCAAGAACAAAGGCGGAAGTCCGAAGGGAAATCTGCACGGTCTGACCCACGGCGCGTATGTGAAGCGTTTGCTCGACGAGCAGGACAAGGAACTCTTCGACCAGACGCTCGATGCGATCCGCCGTGACTTCGATCTCAATGACTCGACCGACCAGATTCAGGCGGCGATGGCGTCGTTTTACTTCACGCGGTGGTACCGCGCCATCGAGGGCAAGGCTGACGCGGCCATCGGCGAGTTCGATGTGCTGCTGCGTAAGCAACTTGAATCACTCAAGACCACGCGGGCGCAGCGGGACACTGGCGGCGGGCCGCAGACGTCGCCCGCTGAGTGGGCCGTGGCGCTGCTGGAGAGCGTGCGCGGCGAGGCGCCAATCAAGGCGCCGAAGGAAAAACCGGAGGACTGATGCTGCGAGAACACGAAACCTATCGCGCAGAAGTCGCTCGCGGTGGTCGGCGCAAGTACGCGGACTGTCGCGGTTCGGCCTTCCGCCGTTCCGCGCATAAGACGCCTTCTGTGAATAAAAAGCCGGGCGGCTCAGAGGCTCTCGAGGGCGTCCTCGAGATCGTCGTCGGTGATGTGGGCGTAGACCTGCGTGGTTGTGACGCGGGCATGGCCGAGGGCTTTGGCGACGAGCAGCAGGTTGTGCGTGCGGCCATAGAGCAGCGTGGCGAAGGTATGGCGCAAGCCGTGGACGGTGATCTTACCGTCGAGCCCGGCCCAGGCGAGCCAGAGGCCCATGCGCTCCTGGACCTGGCGGGTGGAAATCCTCCGACCACGATTCGAGAGGAAGAGCGCGTCGGTCTCGGCCATCTCCTTGCGGCGGCGCTGTGTGTACTTGCGAAGGATCGACCGCAGTTCGGTGTTCAGGAAGCGCACCTGGGCCTTGCCTCCCTTGGCCCGCCGGATGCGCAGCTGCTTCTCGTCCAGGCGCACGTCGCCGATGTCGAGGCCGACCAGTTCCGCCAGGCGGATGCCCGTTCCGAGCAGGACGCGCAGCATGACCAGATCGCGCTCGGCGGCCACGCCCTTGCGCGTGGCGACCGCCTTGACGAGCGCCTTCACCTCGGTGGCGCTGAGGAACGACGGCGCTTCCCGGTCGTGCCGCTTGATCTTGATCCAGTCGGCGGGGTCGCGCCTCGTTGCGCCCACGTTGGCCACGTAGCGCCCGAAGCTGCGGAGGCAGGCCTTTATGCGCCCCAGACTCGCTTCGCCACGGGGCGCGCCCGTGTGCGTCGTGGTGACCGAAGCCGACAAAAGGAACCGCGCCAGCAGATCGGCACTCAGAACCGAGGCGTCCACGTCGCCCGCGAAGGCGAGCAGCAGACGCAGATCCCGGCCATAGCAGCTGAGGGTGTGCGGGCTTTTGCCGTCGGCCTCCAGGCGCGTCAGGTAGCTCTCGATCAATTCCGAAAGTGTTCGGGACGGGTGGTACTGAGTCGCAGGGGTCTGGAGAGGGTCGCGCAGGGTCTGCATGATTCACTGCTCCTTTCCAGGGTCAGAGCCGGGGGCGGCTTCGATCACGAATCGCGGTTTGCCGTGGCGACTCCCGCCCGTGGCATCCGCCGGAATCTCGATATGGACGATCCCGGCGCGCATGGCCTTTTTGAGGTTGGGTCCTGCGAATCCCGCCAGCTTGGTCCAGTGGGCGGCCGTGCTCGGCGGTTGGTCGAGCGACTGCTCCCACCGAGACGTCTGCTCGTGGGCGGCGGCGATCTCGTCACGAACCGCCGCGAGGTCGATGGAGACCGAGTTTTTGTCCGGCATGGCGTTCATGATTTGTCCTCGTCCAGCGGCACCAGATCCTCGCGCCGCGCATCGCTCGTGACCCACGAGAACCGCTGTTCTTTCTCGATCCACGGTGCGACGTCCCAGAGTCCGGTGGGCCGTCCGTTGTCGCCCAGGATCGGCTCGTTCACTCTCACCTTGAGTCCTGTCATGAAGGTGTGGACCGTTCCCACGTACCGCGCGACCATACCGCGTCGCAATTTAGGCTTTGGCATCGTTGACCTCCTGGTTGGGATTTTCCTGGCCTGCGTCCTGGCCAGCATTTTGTTTTTCCATTGCCGCCGCGATGCGCTCCAGGACGGTGTTCAGCCGTTCAAGCTCGCGGGCGATGGTGGGCATGGTGTGCTCGTAGAACGTGTGCCCCATGCGCGTCTGGTAGAACTCTGTCACTTGGCTCTCCCTTCTGTTTTGGTTCCTCGTGCTCACGCGCCGCATGAGGGCTTCGGGACACATCAAAGTCAAGGGAAAACAACCACTTATGCGAACTTTTCCGGCCCGAAGAGAAGCGCCCGTTGGCGGGCGCAAGAGGTGGGAAAGTGTTCGTGGTGGGCGTTATGGAGTGACTGTCTTGTCCTCGGTTCGACTCTGCTCTCCGCAGGCTCGGAAGCCTCGGAAGATTCCCTCGGCGTAGGTCTTGCGGTTGGCCTTGTCGTCGAGCCAGAAGGCGGCCTCGACGTGGCCAAGGTCCAGGGCGATGGCGGCGACCGCATTCCGGTCGAGCATGTTCGTGCGCCCGGAGACGCGGACGGCCTCGATGCCCTTCAGCACCTCGGGTGGGATGGGGACTTTGCCGTTGGCGTCCGACATGGCTTACTCGGCGCTCGCGGCGGGCTTTTCGCCGTCAGCGGCGGGATCGGCCTCGGCGCTTTCCTTGACCTTCGCCAGTTCGTCCTTGGGCAGCGGCACCTTATCGAGCCATCCCTGGTCCTTGCAGAACACCAGCATCATGCGGAAGACGCGCTTGGTCTGGTCGATGGTGTGGTGACTGCGCGGCCGCTCCTGGCGCGCCTCGCCCTCTTTCTTGGGTTCGCGGATCAGCTTGTTGACGGCGTCGCTCTTGAAGAAGGCGGCGATGTGGACCGGCAAGAACTTGGCGATGTCTTTGCCCTCGCCGAAATGCTCGACCGCGAGGTCGAGGTGCCGCCCATACGTGACGACGGTCCGTTCGTTCTTGCCGAGTTCCTTCAGGTGGGCAACGTACTTCTCGGCGGCCTGTT of bacterium contains these proteins:
- a CDS encoding tyrosine-type recombinase/integrase; this translates as MQTLRDPLQTPATQYHPSRTLSELIESYLTRLEADGKSPHTLSCYGRDLRLLLAFAGDVDASVLSADLLARFLLSASVTTTHTGAPRGEASLGRIKACLRSFGRYVANVGATRRDPADWIKIKRHDREAPSFLSATEVKALVKAVATRKGVAAERDLVMLRVLLGTGIRLAELVGLDIGDVRLDEKQLRIRRAKGGKAQVRFLNTELRSILRKYTQRRRKEMAETDALFLSNRGRRISTRQVQERMGLWLAWAGLDGKITVHGLRHTFATLLYGRTHNLLLVAKALGHARVTTTQVYAHITDDDLEDALESL
- a CDS encoding DUF5049 domain-containing protein translates to MSDANGKVPIPPEVLKGIEAVRVSGRTNMLDRNAVAAIALDLGHVEAAFWLDDKANRKTYAEGIFRGFRACGEQSRTEDKTVTP